Proteins from a genomic interval of Streptomyces sp. Tu6071:
- a CDS encoding glycoside hydrolase family 15 protein, translating into MAQRTENTQPIENYALIGDHQTAALVGRNGSMDWLCLPRFDSAACFAALVGSHENGHWLLAPKGEGDCTHRAYRTDSLVLDSVWETPGGTVRVTDFMPQRDKAPDVVRIVECLDGEVTMHSTLRLRFDYGSIVPWMRKVDGHRVAVAGPDAVWLRSEPEVPSWGEKFSTHAEFSLTAGEKVAFVLTWYPSHKKHPRLIDPYKALEESLADWRAWVGQCAYEGPYREVVVRSLITLKALTYAPTGGIVAAPTTSLPETPGGVRNWDYRYCWLRDSTLTLGAMIAAGYLDEARAWRDWLLRAVAGDPSTLQIMYGLGGERRIPEFEVPWLSGYDGAAPVRVGNDAAHQLQLDVYGEVIDSLYLADRAGLPAKHHAWQLQLKLMEYLEKTWQQPDEGLWEVRGPRRQFVHSKVMAWVAADRTVRAMEATPELGGDVARWRRMRDAIHAEVCEKGYDPVRNTFTQSYGSQGLDAALLLIPRAGFLPPDDPRVLGTIEAVRDELGAEGGLLLRYSPGQGEVDGLPGEEGAFLVCSFWLADALHLAGRTKEAEALFRQLLSYTNDVGLLAEEYDVRTGRQLGNFPQAFSHIGLVGTALGLSGRGGSAGPGAAD; encoded by the coding sequence GTGGCCCAACGTACCGAGAACACCCAGCCCATCGAGAACTACGCCCTGATCGGCGATCACCAGACCGCGGCCCTCGTCGGGCGCAACGGCTCGATGGACTGGCTGTGCCTGCCCCGCTTCGATTCGGCGGCCTGTTTCGCCGCCCTCGTCGGTTCGCACGAGAACGGGCACTGGCTCCTCGCCCCGAAGGGCGAGGGCGACTGCACCCACCGCGCCTACCGGACCGACTCGCTCGTCCTCGACTCGGTGTGGGAGACACCCGGGGGCACGGTCCGCGTCACCGATTTCATGCCGCAGCGCGACAAGGCGCCCGACGTCGTCCGGATCGTGGAGTGCCTGGACGGCGAGGTGACGATGCACTCGACGCTGCGGCTGCGCTTCGACTACGGCTCGATCGTGCCGTGGATGCGCAAGGTCGACGGGCACCGGGTCGCCGTCGCGGGGCCGGACGCGGTGTGGCTGCGCAGCGAGCCCGAAGTGCCCAGCTGGGGCGAGAAGTTCAGCACGCACGCCGAGTTCTCGCTCACGGCGGGCGAGAAGGTCGCCTTCGTCCTCACCTGGTACCCCTCGCACAAGAAGCACCCGCGGCTCATCGACCCGTACAAGGCGCTGGAGGAGAGCCTCGCCGACTGGCGCGCGTGGGTCGGGCAGTGCGCGTACGAGGGTCCGTACCGGGAGGTCGTGGTCCGCTCCCTCATCACCCTCAAGGCCCTCACCTACGCCCCGACGGGCGGAATCGTCGCCGCGCCCACGACCTCGCTGCCCGAGACGCCGGGCGGTGTGCGCAACTGGGACTACCGCTACTGCTGGCTGCGGGACTCGACCCTCACGCTCGGCGCGATGATCGCCGCCGGGTACCTCGACGAGGCGCGCGCCTGGCGCGACTGGCTGCTGCGCGCCGTCGCGGGCGACCCCTCGACGCTCCAGATCATGTACGGACTCGGGGGCGAGCGGCGCATCCCCGAGTTCGAGGTGCCCTGGCTCAGCGGCTACGACGGCGCCGCGCCGGTACGCGTCGGCAACGACGCCGCCCACCAGCTCCAGCTCGACGTCTACGGCGAGGTCATCGACTCGCTCTACCTCGCCGACCGCGCGGGCCTGCCCGCCAAGCACCACGCCTGGCAGCTCCAGCTCAAGCTCATGGAGTACCTGGAGAAGACGTGGCAGCAGCCCGACGAGGGACTGTGGGAGGTGCGGGGCCCGCGCCGCCAGTTCGTGCACTCCAAGGTCATGGCCTGGGTGGCCGCCGACCGCACCGTCAGGGCGATGGAGGCCACGCCGGAGCTCGGCGGGGACGTCGCGCGCTGGCGGCGGATGCGGGACGCGATCCACGCCGAGGTGTGCGAGAAGGGCTACGACCCGGTGCGGAACACCTTCACGCAGTCGTACGGCTCGCAGGGGCTCGACGCGGCGCTCCTCCTCATCCCGCGCGCCGGCTTCCTGCCGCCCGACGACCCGCGCGTGCTCGGCACGATCGAGGCGGTCCGCGACGAACTCGGCGCGGAAGGCGGGCTGTTGCTGCGCTACAGCCCGGGACAGGGCGAGGTGGACGGGCTGCCGGGCGAGGAGGGCGCCTTCCTCGTGTGCTCCTTCTGGCTCGCCGACGCGCTGCACCTCGCGGGGCGCACGAAGGAGGCGGAGGCGCTCTTCCGGCAGTTGCTCTCGTACACGAACGACGTGGGGCTGCTCGCGGAGGAGTACGACGTGCGCACGGGCCGGCAGCTCGGCAACTTCCCGCAGGCGTTCAGCCACATCGGGCTCGTCGGCACGGCGCTCGGGCTGTCGGGGCGCGGCGGGAGCGCGGGCCCCGGCGCGGCGGACTGA
- a CDS encoding SURF1 family protein, translating into MYRFLLSWQWLIITLVGLVLIPVMIELGFWQLHRHEHKVAQNERITAAVEAPPVPAEELTSPGHTVPTPEVWRRVTGTGRFDAAHEVVVRRRTNDDGSIGFHVLTPLVLRDGKVLLVNRGWIPANGAQTEFPKIPAPPTGEVTVTGRLKADETSAASGIKNLRDLPPRQIMLIDSAEESARLHRQVLGGYIEQIDPKPSGHTPQLLAEPDHSGIGPHMAYAVQWWMFSAAVPLGWWILVRRERRDREAAAREAEQAEAAEPEPAGV; encoded by the coding sequence GTGTACCGCTTCCTGTTGTCGTGGCAGTGGCTGATCATCACCCTGGTCGGCCTCGTCCTCATCCCCGTGATGATCGAGCTGGGCTTCTGGCAGCTCCACCGTCACGAGCACAAGGTCGCGCAGAACGAGCGGATCACGGCGGCGGTCGAGGCCCCGCCCGTGCCCGCCGAGGAGCTGACCTCACCCGGGCACACGGTGCCGACGCCCGAGGTGTGGCGCCGCGTCACGGGGACGGGCCGCTTCGACGCCGCGCACGAGGTCGTCGTCCGCCGCCGTACCAACGACGACGGCTCGATCGGCTTCCACGTCCTCACCCCGCTCGTGCTGCGCGACGGCAAGGTGCTGCTCGTCAACCGGGGCTGGATTCCGGCGAACGGCGCGCAGACCGAGTTCCCGAAGATCCCCGCGCCGCCCACCGGCGAGGTCACCGTCACCGGGCGGCTCAAGGCCGACGAGACGAGCGCGGCGAGCGGCATCAAGAACCTCAGGGACCTGCCGCCGCGCCAGATCATGCTGATCGACAGCGCGGAGGAGAGCGCGCGCCTGCACCGGCAGGTCCTCGGCGGCTACATCGAGCAGATCGACCCGAAGCCCTCCGGGCACACGCCGCAGCTCCTCGCCGAGCCCGACCACAGCGGTATCGGCCCGCACATGGCGTACGCGGTGCAGTGGTGGATGTTCTCGGCCGCCGTCCCGCTCGGCTGGTGGATTCTCGTACGGCGCGAGCGGCGCGACCGCGAGGCGGCGGCGCGCGAGGCGGAGCAGGCGGAAGCGGCCGAGCCGGAGCCCGCGGGGGTCTGA
- a CDS encoding DEDDh family exonuclease, which produces MLEDRTTDTSWPSAYPEGYAVVDVETTGLARDDRIVSAAVYRVDARGEVEDHWYTLVNPERDPGPVWIHGLTSEVLEGAPLFPEIAEELSRRLDGRVLVAHNAVFDWSMLAREYARAGITAPVRRRLCTIALAKELALPLPNHKLETLAAHFGVEQRRAHHALDDARVLAEAFRPSLRAAALGGVRLPLLECRPLTEWSDSPARPTIGRQYGGQYGSRPAAGNWRPSRKRPPCPYPNPGRWQDGQPLVQGMRIAFSGDTSTERELLEDRATEAGLHVAGSISRLTSLLVTNDPDSGTSKTVRARQYGTPVIDEAAFGQLLRDVAPAVRVEG; this is translated from the coding sequence ATGCTCGAAGACCGTACGACCGACACCTCCTGGCCGTCCGCCTACCCCGAGGGGTACGCGGTGGTCGACGTGGAGACGACCGGTCTGGCCCGCGACGACCGGATCGTCTCCGCCGCCGTGTACCGCGTGGACGCGCGCGGCGAGGTCGAGGACCACTGGTACACGCTGGTCAACCCGGAGCGCGATCCGGGCCCGGTGTGGATACACGGCCTGACGAGCGAGGTCCTGGAGGGCGCGCCGCTCTTCCCCGAGATCGCCGAGGAGCTGTCCCGGCGGCTCGACGGCCGGGTCCTCGTCGCGCACAACGCGGTCTTCGACTGGTCGATGCTCGCGCGCGAGTACGCGCGGGCGGGGATCACGGCCCCCGTGCGGCGCAGGCTGTGCACGATCGCGCTCGCCAAGGAGCTGGCGCTCCCGCTGCCGAACCACAAGCTGGAGACGCTCGCCGCGCACTTCGGCGTCGAGCAGCGCCGCGCGCACCACGCGCTCGACGACGCGCGGGTCCTCGCCGAGGCGTTCCGGCCGAGCCTGCGGGCCGCGGCGCTCGGGGGCGTACGGCTGCCGCTCCTGGAGTGCAGGCCGCTCACCGAGTGGTCCGACAGCCCGGCCCGTCCCACCATCGGCCGCCAGTACGGGGGCCAGTACGGGTCCCGCCCGGCGGCGGGGAACTGGCGCCCCTCGCGCAAGCGCCCCCCGTGCCCGTACCCGAACCCGGGCCGCTGGCAGGACGGGCAGCCGCTCGTGCAGGGGATGCGGATCGCCTTCTCGGGCGACACGTCCACGGAGCGCGAGCTCTTGGAGGACCGGGCGACGGAGGCGGGGCTGCACGTCGCGGGCAGCATCTCGCGGCTCACGAGCCTGCTCGTCACCAACGACCCCGACTCGGGCACGTCGAAGACGGTCCGCGCCCGGCAGTACGGCACCCCGGTGATCGACGAGGCGGCCTTCGGGCAGCTCCTGCGGGACGTGGCGCCCGCGGTGCGCGTGGAGGGCTGA
- a CDS encoding VIT1/CCC1 transporter family protein yields the protein MSDGEREGRHEESHGGALGTRLNWLRAGVLGANDGVVSTAGLVVGVAGASADRGTLLTAGLAGLLAGSMSMAAGEYVSVNTQRDAEKAALAVERRELREDPEAELDELTRLLAARGLSHDVAREAAEQLTARDALRAHADVELGIDPDALTNPWHAAWASFLSFTAGALLPLLAIVLPPASARLAVTVCSVLAALVLTGWASARLGGAPPGRAVVRNVAGGAAAMAITYAVGALLGAAGA from the coding sequence ATGAGTGACGGAGAGCGGGAAGGGCGCCACGAGGAGAGCCACGGCGGGGCGCTCGGCACCAGGCTCAACTGGCTGCGCGCCGGTGTGCTCGGCGCCAACGACGGCGTCGTCTCCACCGCCGGGCTCGTCGTCGGCGTCGCGGGCGCGAGCGCGGACCGGGGCACACTCCTGACCGCCGGACTCGCGGGTCTCCTCGCCGGGTCGATGTCGATGGCGGCGGGCGAGTACGTCTCGGTGAACACCCAGCGCGACGCCGAGAAGGCCGCGCTCGCCGTCGAGCGGCGCGAACTGCGCGAGGACCCGGAGGCCGAACTCGACGAACTCACCCGCCTCCTCGCCGCGCGCGGCCTGAGCCACGACGTCGCGCGCGAGGCCGCCGAACAGCTCACCGCGCGCGACGCGCTGCGCGCCCACGCCGACGTCGAACTCGGCATCGACCCGGACGCGCTCACCAACCCCTGGCACGCCGCCTGGGCGAGCTTCCTCTCCTTCACCGCGGGCGCCCTGCTCCCGCTCCTCGCCATCGTGCTGCCGCCCGCGAGCGCGCGCCTCGCCGTCACCGTCTGCTCCGTCCTCGCGGCGCTCGTCCTCACCGGCTGGGCCAGCGCCCGCCTCGGCGGCGCCCCGCCCGGCCGCGCGGTCGTGCGCAACGTGGCGGGCGGCGCGGCGGCGATGGCGATCACGTACGCGGTGGGGGCGCTGCTCGGGGCCGCGGGGGCGTGA
- a CDS encoding sterol desaturase family protein — protein MPNLPDVVLWSVPAFVLLTVVEIVTVRLHPDDDDAGYEAKDAATSVTMGLGSLVTDFVWKIPIVAVYSALYALTPLRIPVLWWTVLLMLLAQDFFYYWSHRGHHVIRLLWACHVVHHSSRAFNLTTALRQPWTSLTSWPFYLPLIALGVHPAALAFCSSANLVYQFWIHTERVHKLPAPVEYVFNTPSHHRVHHASQGSYLDRNFGGILIVWDRLFGSFTPETERPVYGLTKNITTYNPLRVATHEYVALARDLRAARTWRDRLRHLVNGPGWRPGEAAGTGGPGAGAGAGAGAGAGAGAGSGTGTGVSPAVTSAASPAPTEAAG, from the coding sequence ATGCCGAACCTGCCCGATGTCGTGCTGTGGTCCGTCCCGGCGTTCGTCCTGCTCACCGTCGTCGAGATCGTCACCGTGCGCCTCCACCCCGACGACGACGACGCCGGGTACGAGGCGAAGGACGCGGCGACGAGCGTCACGATGGGGCTCGGGAGCCTCGTCACCGACTTCGTCTGGAAGATCCCGATCGTCGCCGTCTACTCCGCGCTCTACGCGCTGACCCCGCTGCGGATACCGGTGCTGTGGTGGACGGTCCTCCTCATGCTCCTCGCACAGGACTTCTTCTACTACTGGTCGCACCGGGGCCACCACGTCATCCGCCTCCTGTGGGCCTGCCACGTCGTGCACCACTCCAGCCGCGCCTTCAACCTCACCACCGCGCTGCGCCAGCCCTGGACGAGCCTCACCTCCTGGCCCTTCTACCTGCCGCTCATCGCGCTCGGCGTGCACCCGGCCGCGCTCGCCTTCTGCTCCTCGGCGAACCTCGTCTACCAGTTCTGGATTCACACCGAGCGCGTCCACAAACTGCCCGCGCCGGTCGAGTACGTCTTCAACACGCCCTCGCACCACCGCGTCCACCACGCCTCGCAGGGCAGCTACCTCGACCGCAACTTCGGCGGCATCCTCATCGTCTGGGACCGCCTCTTCGGCTCCTTCACCCCCGAGACGGAACGCCCCGTCTACGGCCTCACGAAGAACATCACGACATACAACCCGCTGCGCGTCGCGACCCACGAATACGTGGCGCTCGCCCGCGACCTGCGCGCGGCCCGCACATGGCGCGACCGGCTCCGGCACCTGGTGAACGGGCCGGGGTGGCGACCGGGGGAGGCGGCGGGTACGGGCGGCCCGGGTGCGGGTGCGGGTGCGGGTGCGGGTGCGGGTGCGGGTGCGGGTGCGGGCTCGGGGACGGGGACGGGCGTGTCTCCCGCCGTGACCTCCGCCGCGAGTCCCGCCCCCACCGAGGCCGCCGGGTGA
- a CDS encoding lysoplasmalogenase: MTRVPLPLRLFALAACADLLALLLDTRFHAWPAHAVCKALLLPLLAWYAVRAGAPRSLLAALAAGWLGDLLLLSPADPAFLAGMAAFAAGHVCYLVTFLRHGATPRALPARLVGAVLVLAAALLVLWPRLPAGLRVPMAVYSVLLTATALAAQRCGTRAAAGGALFLVSDLLIALGAADLTRPAPADFWIMLTYALAQYLLVTGISRGTPVTTGSAAAAR; the protein is encoded by the coding sequence GTGACCCGCGTCCCGCTGCCCCTGCGCCTCTTCGCCCTCGCCGCTTGCGCCGACCTCCTCGCCCTTCTCCTCGACACCCGGTTCCACGCCTGGCCCGCGCACGCCGTCTGCAAGGCCCTGCTCCTGCCCCTCCTCGCCTGGTACGCGGTGCGCGCGGGCGCCCCCCGCTCCCTGCTCGCCGCGCTCGCCGCCGGATGGCTCGGCGATCTCCTCCTGCTCTCCCCGGCCGACCCCGCCTTCCTCGCGGGGATGGCCGCCTTCGCCGCCGGGCACGTCTGCTACCTCGTCACCTTCCTGCGGCACGGCGCCACTCCACGCGCTCTGCCCGCCCGGCTCGTCGGCGCCGTCCTCGTCCTCGCCGCCGCGCTCCTCGTGCTGTGGCCGCGACTCCCGGCGGGGCTGCGGGTGCCGATGGCCGTGTACAGCGTGCTGCTCACGGCGACGGCGCTCGCGGCGCAGCGGTGCGGGACGCGCGCGGCGGCGGGCGGCGCGCTCTTCCTCGTCTCGGACCTGCTCATCGCGCTCGGCGCGGCAGACCTGACCCGCCCCGCGCCCGCCGACTTCTGGATCATGCTCACCTACGCGCTCGCTCAGTACCTGCTCGTCACCGGCATCTCGCGCGGCACGCCCGTCACCACCGGATCGGCAGCGGCAGCGCGGTGA
- a CDS encoding CopD family protein — translation MGAGKGAGVVAEPYDGAGAVRRSGVFLGLLLVGAFLVPLLGPDLALRGTGEAAAPAVREVGWLRGAVLVALCVQAGEVWLRRGPALPRPLAPAAALLGTLAASGLAVVVAAGNLLPRSLSALDPGALAQSGDGQLALLEVNAFGAAWLCALGRRRGLAAVPLALVVLAEAVRAHPEPSTPWLGSLLTFVHLSCAALWAGGLLAVVRTVPRLPAPEGARLLGRYARTAAYLLAALTATGIASTLRRMPPGTVAGQLTDTAYGRVLLAKTVLVAGVAALAWRARRRLRGDGGAAAGAVVPARAELLALALVVLVSALLTALPLPIRW, via the coding sequence GTGGGTGCGGGCAAGGGGGCGGGCGTGGTCGCGGAGCCGTACGACGGGGCGGGGGCCGTACGGCGGTCGGGGGTGTTCCTCGGGCTGCTGCTCGTGGGGGCGTTCCTCGTGCCCCTGCTCGGGCCGGACCTCGCCCTGCGCGGGACCGGGGAGGCCGCCGCGCCGGCCGTGCGGGAGGTGGGGTGGCTGCGCGGGGCCGTGCTCGTGGCCCTGTGCGTGCAGGCCGGGGAGGTGTGGCTGAGGCGCGGGCCCGCGCTCCCCCGTCCCCTCGCGCCCGCCGCCGCCCTGCTCGGCACCCTCGCCGCCTCCGGGCTCGCCGTCGTCGTCGCCGCCGGGAACCTGCTGCCCCGCTCCCTCAGCGCGCTCGATCCCGGCGCGCTCGCGCAGAGCGGGGACGGGCAACTCGCGCTGCTCGAGGTGAACGCCTTCGGGGCCGCCTGGCTCTGCGCGCTCGGGCGACGCCGGGGGCTCGCCGCCGTACCGCTCGCGCTCGTCGTGCTCGCCGAAGCCGTGCGCGCCCACCCCGAGCCGTCCACGCCGTGGCTCGGCTCCCTCCTCACCTTCGTCCACCTGAGCTGCGCCGCCCTGTGGGCGGGCGGGCTGCTCGCCGTGGTGCGGACGGTGCCCCGGCTGCCCGCCCCCGAGGGGGCGCGGCTGCTCGGGCGGTACGCGCGGACGGCCGCGTACCTGCTCGCCGCGCTCACCGCGACGGGCATCGCGAGCACCCTGCGCCGGATGCCGCCGGGCACGGTGGCCGGGCAGCTCACCGACACCGCCTACGGCCGTGTCCTCCTCGCGAAGACCGTGCTCGTCGCCGGGGTCGCCGCGCTCGCCTGGCGGGCGCGGCGGCGCCTGCGCGGAGACGGCGGGGCGGCGGCCGGAGCGGTCGTGCCCGCGCGCGCCGAACTCCTCGCCCTGGCCCTCGTCGTGCTCGTGTCGGCGCTGCTCACCGCGCTGCCGCTGCCGATCCGGTGGTGA
- a CDS encoding CoA transferase: METPASPGLASTWAALSGDPALLARVTRHEDTGVLAARLPVRELAAACAGACALAAAELVSVRDGAAVPAVRLDDRAVAAAFASERLLRVEGRAPESFAPLSRFWRTADGWVRTHANYPHHEARLLKALGLGAGAGPEEVAAVLRRRAARETEEAVYAAGGLAVALRAPEEWRAGPQARVLEALPLVSAGRIDAAPRRVFRARGGGLPLAGIRVLDLTRVLAGPVATRALALLGADVLRVDPPGMPELADQQTDTGLGKHSALLDLADCAGLRRFEELLAEADVVVTGYRPGALERFGLTPDGLAARRPGLVLAQVSAWGRSGPWGQRRGFDSLVQVATGIAAVEANREGRPGALPAQALDHGTGYLLAAGVLRALTEQTRTGGSRLVRLALARTAAWLLDGPRAPLPATVPPPPEEHTAERDSEWGRLRYALPAFSYEGGPADWARASVPSGTDAAEWG; the protein is encoded by the coding sequence ATGGAAACTCCCGCCTCACCCGGCCTCGCCTCCACCTGGGCGGCACTGAGTGGCGACCCCGCTCTGCTCGCCCGCGTCACCCGCCACGAGGACACCGGCGTACTCGCCGCGCGCCTCCCGGTCCGTGAGCTGGCCGCCGCGTGCGCGGGTGCCTGCGCGCTCGCCGCCGCCGAACTCGTCTCCGTACGGGACGGGGCCGCCGTACCCGCCGTACGGCTCGACGACCGGGCCGTGGCCGCCGCCTTCGCGAGCGAGCGGCTCCTGCGCGTCGAGGGGCGCGCGCCCGAGAGCTTCGCGCCGCTCTCGCGGTTCTGGCGCACGGCGGACGGCTGGGTCCGTACGCACGCCAACTACCCGCACCACGAAGCCCGGTTGCTCAAGGCGCTCGGGCTCGGCGCGGGGGCCGGGCCCGAGGAGGTCGCCGCCGTCCTGCGGCGGCGCGCGGCGCGGGAGACCGAGGAGGCGGTGTACGCGGCCGGGGGTCTCGCCGTGGCGCTGCGGGCGCCCGAGGAGTGGCGCGCGGGGCCGCAGGCGAGGGTCCTGGAGGCGCTGCCGCTCGTGAGCGCGGGCCGCATCGACGCCGCGCCCCGCCGCGTGTTCCGTGCGCGGGGCGGCGGGCTGCCGCTCGCGGGGATACGGGTGCTCGATCTGACGCGGGTCCTCGCGGGCCCCGTCGCGACCCGCGCGCTCGCGCTGCTCGGCGCGGACGTCCTGCGCGTCGACCCGCCGGGGATGCCCGAACTCGCCGACCAGCAGACCGACACGGGCCTCGGCAAGCACAGCGCGCTGCTGGACCTCGCCGACTGCGCGGGGCTGCGGCGCTTCGAGGAACTGCTCGCCGAGGCCGATGTCGTGGTGACCGGCTACCGGCCCGGGGCCCTGGAGCGGTTCGGGCTCACGCCGGACGGGCTCGCCGCGCGGCGCCCCGGGCTGGTGCTCGCGCAGGTCTCGGCGTGGGGGCGCTCGGGTCCGTGGGGGCAGCGGCGCGGCTTCGACAGCCTGGTGCAGGTGGCGACGGGGATCGCGGCCGTCGAGGCGAACCGCGAGGGCCGCCCGGGGGCTCTGCCCGCCCAGGCGCTCGACCACGGTACGGGGTACCTCCTCGCGGCCGGAGTGCTCCGCGCCCTGACGGAGCAGACCCGCACGGGTGGCTCCCGCCTCGTCCGCCTCGCCCTGGCCCGTACCGCCGCCTGGCTCCTGGACGGCCCCCGCGCCCCGCTCCCCGCCACCGTCCCGCCCCCGCCGGAGGAGCACACGGCGGAGCGCGACAGCGAGTGGGGCCGCCTGCGGTACGCGCTCCCGGCGTTCTCGTACGAGGGCGGCCCGGCGGACTGGGCACGGGCGTCGGTGCCGAGTGGGACGGACGCGGCGGAGTGGGGGTGA
- a CDS encoding S8 family peptidase: MPVLFVRSRRALAIPVGLGLATALAVVPATVATAAPPTVSEVGTPTSYVVNVLPGLADSPFYRKAVERAGGDVVYAYDRIGVIVAHSDRTGFAPAIRKVLGVQSAGATRTAPLPAQSTTDTGSPIKLSAADVAAAARSNAAATDKDPLEGLQWDLAAIKADKAHEKYLGSSKVTVGVIDTGVDDTHPDLAANFDRGASVNCVKGKPDTSEGAWRPGAAESPHGTHVAGEIAAAKNGIGMSGVAPGVKVAGIKVSTTEGFFYTEAVVCGFMWAADHGVDVTNNSYYTDPWYFNCTNDPDQKALVEAITRATRYAELKGTVNVAAAGNENYDLASDKITDPSSPNDSTPGDRVVDPSKCFDIPTQLPGVVTVASTGAKGLKSSFSNYGNGQIDIAAPGGDSTVYQTPAPPATSGLILGTLPGGGYGYMAGTSMASPHVAGVAALIKSRHPHAPAALVKALLYAGADDTACGAAYDIDGDGEVDAVCEGGKKKNGFYGEGVANALNAVK, translated from the coding sequence ATGCCGGTGCTGTTCGTCCGTTCCCGCCGCGCCCTCGCGATACCCGTGGGGCTCGGCCTCGCCACCGCGCTCGCGGTGGTGCCCGCCACGGTGGCCACGGCCGCGCCCCCGACCGTGAGCGAGGTGGGCACGCCGACGAGTTACGTCGTCAACGTGCTCCCCGGGCTCGCCGATTCGCCCTTCTACCGCAAGGCGGTGGAGAGAGCGGGCGGCGACGTGGTGTACGCGTACGACAGGATCGGCGTGATCGTCGCGCACTCCGACCGGACCGGCTTCGCGCCCGCGATCCGCAAGGTGCTCGGCGTGCAGAGCGCGGGTGCGACGCGGACGGCTCCGCTGCCCGCCCAGTCGACGACCGACACCGGCAGCCCGATCAAGCTCTCCGCGGCCGACGTCGCGGCGGCGGCGAGGAGCAACGCGGCGGCGACGGACAAGGACCCGCTCGAAGGGCTCCAGTGGGACCTGGCCGCGATCAAGGCGGACAAGGCCCACGAGAAGTACCTCGGCAGCAGCAAGGTGACGGTCGGCGTCATCGACACGGGCGTGGACGACACGCACCCGGACCTCGCGGCCAACTTCGACCGGGGCGCCTCCGTCAACTGCGTGAAGGGCAAGCCGGACACGAGCGAGGGGGCGTGGCGGCCGGGCGCGGCCGAGAGCCCGCACGGCACGCACGTGGCCGGGGAGATCGCCGCCGCGAAGAACGGCATCGGCATGAGCGGGGTCGCGCCGGGCGTGAAGGTCGCGGGCATCAAGGTCTCGACGACCGAGGGCTTCTTCTACACCGAGGCCGTCGTGTGCGGCTTCATGTGGGCGGCGGACCACGGTGTGGACGTGACCAACAACAGCTATTACACGGACCCTTGGTACTTCAACTGCACCAACGACCCGGACCAGAAGGCCCTCGTCGAGGCGATCACGCGGGCGACGCGGTACGCCGAGCTGAAGGGCACGGTCAACGTCGCGGCGGCCGGGAACGAGAACTACGACCTCGCGAGCGACAAGATCACCGACCCGTCGAGCCCCAACGACTCGACGCCCGGTGACCGCGTGGTCGACCCCTCGAAGTGCTTCGACATCCCGACCCAGCTCCCCGGTGTCGTCACCGTCGCCTCGACGGGCGCGAAGGGCCTGAAGTCCTCGTTCTCGAACTACGGCAACGGGCAGATCGACATCGCGGCCCCCGGCGGCGACTCGACGGTCTACCAGACCCCGGCCCCGCCCGCCACGAGCGGCCTCATCCTCGGCACGCTGCCCGGCGGCGGCTACGGCTACATGGCCGGTACGTCGATGGCGTCCCCGCACGTCGCGGGCGTCGCCGCGCTCATCAAGTCCCGCCACCCGCACGCCCCGGCGGCCCTCGTCAAGGCGCTCCTGTACGCGGGCGCCGACGACACGGCCTGCGGAGCGGCGTACGACATCGACGGAGACGGCGAGGTCGACGCGGTGTGCGAGGGCGGCAAGAAGAAGAACGGCTTCTACGGCGAGGGCGTGGCGAACGCGCTCAACGCGGTGAAGTAG
- a CDS encoding DUF485 domain-containing protein: MATETPEPHTGSPRGADAPSTEQFVEVQESAEFAELRRTHRSFAFPLTVAFVLWYLLYVLLSNYAGDFMGTKVVGNINVALVLGLGQFLTTFLIAWWYSRHAATKLDPKAQAIKSRLEGQE; encoded by the coding sequence GTGGCCACCGAGACGCCCGAGCCGCACACCGGCTCGCCGCGCGGTGCCGACGCACCCTCGACGGAGCAGTTCGTGGAGGTGCAGGAGAGCGCGGAGTTCGCAGAACTCCGGCGTACGCACCGCTCCTTCGCCTTCCCGCTCACCGTCGCCTTCGTGCTCTGGTACCTGCTCTACGTCCTGCTGTCGAACTACGCCGGCGACTTCATGGGCACCAAGGTCGTCGGCAACATCAACGTGGCTCTGGTCCTCGGCCTCGGCCAGTTCCTCACCACCTTCCTCATCGCCTGGTGGTACTCCCGCCACGCCGCGACCAAGCTCGACCCCAAGGCGCAGGCGATCAAGTCCCGTCTGGAGGGCCAGGAATGA